A single Pseudobacteroides sp. DNA region contains:
- a CDS encoding B12-binding domain-containing radical SAM protein has product MKVPSVVLLEWRLYKRAERYSLGLNYIHAALKNSGFNTQTFLFEGVSIEKACEDILAADPDIVGIKFYSETSVPTFEIARKLKEKKPQIKIAIGGHTATLYGALILKQEPSIDIVVSGEGELTFIELCERIQNNQSLSDCQGIIYREGDTIFRNQPRGFIKDLDTAILPDSSVFEDSKDPSSWFVQYAISTARGCTGNCYFCVINRVYEEKGKKQWRGMSPEKIVDELEQASLKFSNKQMIVKFVDSAFEDPDPKTKKRLRRIIQLIGERHLNIAFSFFTRAESWSSEDEDLIIEMKKAGLYKISLGLDESIKPYAIRDFTRKALCQENKQVSKLFERNGVQPYGYLILFHPFITMENLEESAIFLDEIGMSPYPDVWTHEVTLYPDTRLFSHVVSSGLLLGTDSEGYSYKYGYEDGRVTKMQAVIHEVKELTSFRNIRSSMLKVDMDFDVYNAWSGRMQEMQVIKDEMDTYKSKVLSLYKELGNRQRELFLEAVSIIKQGRFNSNSWIVEAWDQVFSEKQGELEKMWLQNRLQIGRKKVRLN; this is encoded by the coding sequence ATGAAAGTACCAAGTGTTGTTTTACTTGAATGGCGTTTATATAAACGTGCGGAAAGGTACTCCCTGGGTTTAAATTATATTCACGCAGCACTAAAAAATTCAGGGTTCAATACTCAAACTTTTTTGTTTGAAGGAGTTTCCATTGAGAAGGCCTGTGAAGATATACTGGCAGCAGATCCAGATATTGTGGGAATTAAGTTTTACAGTGAAACCTCTGTGCCCACATTTGAAATTGCAAGAAAATTAAAGGAAAAAAAGCCCCAGATAAAAATAGCGATAGGGGGACATACAGCGACATTATATGGTGCCCTGATCCTAAAACAGGAACCTTCCATAGATATCGTGGTTAGTGGGGAAGGGGAACTGACATTTATTGAGCTTTGTGAGAGGATACAAAATAATCAAAGTCTCTCAGACTGTCAAGGGATTATATACCGTGAAGGCGATACGATTTTTCGGAATCAGCCCAGGGGATTTATTAAGGATCTTGATACGGCGATATTACCGGACAGTAGTGTTTTCGAAGACTCGAAAGATCCATCCAGTTGGTTTGTGCAGTATGCTATTTCTACGGCGAGAGGATGTACAGGAAACTGTTACTTCTGTGTTATTAACAGGGTTTATGAGGAAAAGGGAAAGAAACAGTGGAGAGGAATGTCTCCGGAGAAAATAGTGGATGAACTTGAACAGGCATCCTTAAAGTTCTCTAATAAGCAGATGATTGTAAAATTTGTGGATAGTGCTTTTGAGGATCCGGATCCAAAGACTAAAAAACGACTAAGGAGAATTATTCAATTAATAGGGGAGCGGCACTTAAATATTGCATTTTCATTTTTTACCAGGGCCGAATCATGGAGTTCTGAGGATGAAGATTTGATCATTGAGATGAAAAAAGCAGGATTATATAAAATTTCGCTTGGACTGGATGAGAGCATTAAGCCCTACGCTATTAGAGATTTTACACGGAAAGCCTTGTGCCAGGAAAATAAACAGGTAAGCAAATTGTTTGAGCGGAACGGGGTTCAGCCGTATGGATATTTAATATTATTCCACCCCTTCATAACCATGGAGAACCTTGAAGAAAGTGCTATATTTTTAGATGAAATCGGAATGTCTCCATATCCCGATGTATGGACTCATGAAGTCACTTTATATCCTGACACGAGGCTTTTTAGTCATGTTGTAAGCAGCGGACTGCTTTTAGGTACTGATTCTGAAGGGTACTCATATAAATATGGATATGAAGATGGAAGAGTGACCAAGATGCAAGCTGTCATCCATGAAGTCAAAGAGCTGACTAGTTTTAGGAATATTCGAAGTTCAATGCTTAAGGTAGATATGGACTTTGATGTCTATAATGCATGGAGTGGAAGAATGCAAGAAATGCAAGTGATTAAGGATGAGATGGATACATATAAAAGCAAGGTCTTGTCGCTCTATAAAGAATTGGGGAACAGGCAAAGGGAATTATTCTTGGAGGCCGTTAGCATTATAAAACAAGGCAGGTTTAACTCTAACAGTTGGATTGTTGAGGCATGGGATCAGGTTTTTAGTGAAAAACAAGGTGAGCTTGAAAAAATGTGGCTTCAAAACCGATTGCAGATAGGGAGAAAAAAGGTAAGGTTGAATTAA
- a CDS encoding B12-binding domain-containing radical SAM protein, whose protein sequence is MDRKHEGQKFNVVLFEWRYSETLYKYTLGLHYLTSVLRKANFNVWDLIFEKESVGEVLEHILLLNPDMIGIHFYREKENSIFAFTRKVKAMNPNIKIVLGGHTATLYGAHILNTEPAIDIIAFGEGELTMVDLCNRLKNGQSLEGCKGTFYRKDGVIHRNEDRELIENLDELPYPALDVLLEKHTTSKCVFAAISTSRGCMGKCGFCITNRVFDNLSEKGWRGRSPESVVGEVKYLQEAFPGKRLVYRIVDDPLKTRTPLKKPG, encoded by the coding sequence ATGGATAGAAAACATGAAGGTCAAAAATTTAATGTGGTTCTATTTGAATGGAGATACAGCGAGACACTATACAAATATACATTAGGTCTTCACTATCTGACATCGGTACTCAGGAAAGCGAATTTTAATGTATGGGATCTGATTTTTGAGAAAGAGTCTGTGGGAGAGGTTTTAGAGCATATACTATTGCTTAATCCCGATATGATTGGCATACATTTTTACCGTGAAAAGGAGAACTCTATTTTTGCTTTTACACGGAAGGTTAAAGCAATGAACCCGAATATTAAGATTGTCCTTGGAGGGCATACTGCCACATTGTATGGTGCACATATCCTGAATACAGAGCCTGCCATCGATATTATTGCATTTGGCGAAGGCGAGCTGACAATGGTAGACCTATGCAACCGCCTAAAAAATGGTCAAAGCCTTGAGGGGTGCAAGGGGACTTTTTACAGAAAAGATGGTGTGATTCATCGAAACGAAGACAGGGAACTGATTGAAAATCTTGACGAGCTGCCTTATCCCGCCCTGGATGTGTTATTAGAAAAGCATACAACTTCCAAATGCGTGTTCGCCGCCATATCAACCTCAAGAGGGTGTATGGGAAAGTGTGGGTTTTGTATAACCAACAGGGTATTTGATAACTTGAGTGAGAAGGGATGGCGTGGCAGGTCTCCAGAAAGTGTAGTAGGAGAAGTAAAATACCTGCAAGAGGCTTTTCCAGGGAAACGCCTGGTATACAGGATCGTGGATGATCCTTTGAAGACCCGGACCCCATTGAAAAAACCAGGTTAA
- a CDS encoding class I adenylate-forming enzyme family protein: MMINASLLEIIEESFNKYADRIAIDYENTTATYKELKEKTICWSMEMESIGIKFKNRVLLAIDSHIDFIAVWIALWKLNCIPIPMEATATALELERAAKESQCEFIIASSICGIAETQVVNKLPSHIQPTWTYIQVKSMSSSRIPEDAALFFYTSGTTGLPKCVVFDHQAMKENVISLAEKINLSEEDVFFTPLSPMLPATIATAVLPALSKGAALITVKNPIPGKLLRKIVDKKVTVFFAVPYMYDIITTAMSVRQEDAWNNIRLCLTSSAFMEAHIFEKFYSLTSIPIRSIYCSSEGGAVTYNDAEDIIKVRSSVGRPLQGVELIIVNGEGREANPGEIGEIYVAGSHLAAGYYNKLELQEIVFSPQGIRTGDLGAFDSEGYLTLHGRASETINVSGHLVNPGEVEEVIAEIAAISEVVVYSKADEHLGECIASKIVLNDDCTNLSTDEILDFCSKKLNHYKLPRHIEFVKELPKSRYGKKVRTFHANGGWE, encoded by the coding sequence ATGATGATTAACGCTAGCTTACTTGAAATCATTGAAGAATCTTTTAACAAATATGCAGATCGTATAGCTATTGACTATGAGAATACTACAGCTACATATAAGGAATTGAAGGAAAAAACCATCTGCTGGTCAATGGAGATGGAGTCTATAGGTATCAAATTCAAAAATCGGGTGCTGCTTGCCATAGATAGCCACATTGACTTTATTGCTGTTTGGATTGCATTATGGAAATTAAACTGCATACCAATTCCCATGGAAGCTACTGCTACAGCTTTAGAATTGGAGCGTGCAGCAAAAGAAAGCCAATGTGAGTTTATCATTGCTTCTTCCATATGCGGTATTGCAGAAACACAGGTAGTAAATAAACTGCCTTCTCACATCCAACCAACGTGGACTTATATCCAGGTAAAAAGCATGTCAAGCAGCAGAATTCCTGAAGATGCAGCCTTATTTTTCTATACATCAGGAACAACAGGATTACCCAAATGCGTTGTTTTCGACCATCAGGCGATGAAAGAAAATGTAATATCACTAGCTGAAAAAATCAATCTTTCGGAAGAAGATGTTTTTTTTACACCTCTTTCACCCATGCTGCCAGCCACGATTGCGACTGCTGTACTTCCGGCCCTTTCTAAAGGGGCGGCTCTAATCACTGTAAAAAATCCGATTCCAGGTAAGTTATTGAGAAAGATAGTTGATAAAAAAGTAACTGTTTTCTTTGCAGTCCCATACATGTATGACATCATAACAACGGCAATGAGTGTAAGGCAGGAAGATGCCTGGAATAACATTCGCCTATGTCTTACAAGCTCAGCGTTTATGGAAGCTCATATTTTTGAAAAATTTTATTCATTGACGAGTATCCCAATCCGCTCCATTTACTGTTCTTCAGAGGGTGGAGCTGTTACATATAACGATGCTGAGGACATCATAAAGGTGCGTAGCTCGGTTGGAAGGCCGCTTCAGGGGGTAGAGCTAATAATTGTTAATGGGGAAGGCCGTGAGGCAAATCCTGGTGAAATAGGTGAGATTTACGTTGCAGGATCACATCTGGCTGCTGGCTACTACAATAAGCTTGAGTTGCAGGAAATAGTGTTTAGCCCGCAGGGAATTAGAACCGGTGATTTAGGTGCCTTTGATAGTGAGGGGTATCTAACGTTGCATGGGCGTGCATCCGAGACCATTAATGTAAGCGGGCACTTAGTAAATCCTGGAGAGGTTGAGGAAGTTATAGCGGAAATTGCGGCTATTTCAGAAGTGGTGGTCTATAGTAAGGCGGACGAGCACCTTGGGGAATGCATTGCTTCAAAAATAGTCCTTAATGATGATTGCACAAATCTTAGTACGGATGAAATACTTGACTTTTGCAGTAAAAAGCTGAATCATTATAAGCTGCCTCGTCACATTGAGTTTGTTAAAGAACTACCTAAAAGCCGTTATGGTAAAAAAGTGAGGACTTTTCATGCTAACGGGGGTTGGGAATGA
- a CDS encoding NAD(P)-dependent oxidoreductase codes for MILVTGCAGYIGSRLAEGLLKDGMQVRGMILPDERENVKHLVKLGLKVWEGDLLKPETLDGVGEDISMIYHLAGGHFSSIKKMEELYIEGTRRLLENFVECGIKACVIASNGAVYGDCGDEIIKENREPRPTHPFGDITLKMEQQVMKYHKQNGFPGIILRIAEVYGPAQYNFLKSGSPQNTILLGDGTNFNSRIHIKDVLNVLRLAPFKLAAGQAYNVTDDQPVRQVDFYTKLAEITGSAPPRWISLDNMDHRIKLSIHGLRALSLRMSGEKIKKALDYELIFPTYKEGIKFLSVLNE; via the coding sequence ATGATACTGGTAACCGGATGTGCAGGATATATAGGGAGCCGGCTTGCCGAGGGTCTTTTGAAGGATGGAATGCAGGTAAGGGGAATGATTCTTCCTGATGAAAGAGAAAATGTCAAACACTTGGTGAAACTGGGGCTAAAGGTTTGGGAAGGTGATCTTCTAAAACCAGAAACTTTGGATGGAGTCGGTGAGGATATATCAATGATATATCATTTGGCAGGGGGGCATTTTTCATCCATTAAAAAAATGGAAGAACTTTATATTGAAGGTACAAGAAGATTGCTGGAAAATTTTGTAGAGTGCGGCATTAAGGCTTGTGTGATTGCAAGTAATGGAGCTGTTTATGGTGATTGTGGGGACGAAATAATCAAAGAGAATCGTGAACCAAGACCTACTCACCCCTTTGGAGATATTACATTAAAAATGGAACAGCAGGTAATGAAATATCACAAACAAAACGGATTTCCAGGAATAATTTTGCGGATTGCTGAAGTATACGGGCCTGCACAATATAATTTCCTAAAGAGTGGATCCCCTCAAAATACTATTCTTCTTGGAGATGGAACAAACTTTAATTCTAGAATTCATATTAAGGATGTACTCAATGTTTTAAGGCTTGCACCCTTCAAATTGGCTGCAGGCCAAGCCTATAACGTAACAGATGATCAGCCTGTACGACAGGTGGATTTTTATACCAAACTAGCTGAAATAACGGGGAGTGCACCGCCAAGGTGGATTTCGTTAGATAATATGGACCATAGGATCAAATTAAGTATTCATGGATTGCGTGCCCTATCTCTAAGGATGTCAGGAGAAAAAATCAAAAAGGCTCTTGATTATGAGCTGATATTCCCGACGTATAAAGAAGGTATAAAGTTCTTATCAGTGCTCAATGAGTAG
- a CDS encoding FkbM family methyltransferase produces MDNPCTCAEKVLPNGTVVSSFPGVGGEWEVPSQFQHVLEYFRHGIDVSEASVVLDIGANIGLFALTVYDRCKGNVCVHSFEPIPPTFDDLEKNFSCYDTNKLKAYPFGISNKTGTLSFTHYPNAPGLSTHYPEYMKVGLEQMLNNIESNAEALPEFFVNANKQEITEDKDKSRFNKMRAVLGLKTVFQELHVQCQVKTLSDFMKENTIEKIDLLKVDVNGSEMDVFEGIEDRDWQKIRQVVTEVPLGGERLEILKDLLHKKGFTSVIAEEQAPVVNKGLAYFIVYAKK; encoded by the coding sequence ATGGATAATCCATGTACGTGTGCTGAAAAAGTACTTCCTAATGGTACTGTAGTTTCGAGTTTTCCTGGTGTAGGCGGAGAATGGGAAGTACCTTCGCAATTCCAGCATGTCCTAGAGTATTTTAGGCACGGGATCGATGTAAGTGAAGCATCCGTTGTGTTAGACATAGGAGCAAATATTGGTCTATTTGCTTTAACAGTTTATGACCGCTGTAAAGGGAATGTATGTGTACATTCATTCGAGCCGATTCCTCCAACCTTTGATGATTTGGAGAAAAACTTTTCGTGCTACGATACGAATAAACTTAAGGCGTATCCCTTTGGTATTTCAAATAAAACAGGAACACTTAGCTTTACTCATTATCCTAATGCACCAGGGCTTTCCACTCACTACCCTGAATATATGAAAGTAGGCCTGGAGCAGATGTTAAATAATATAGAAAGTAACGCAGAGGCATTGCCAGAGTTTTTTGTTAATGCAAATAAGCAAGAAATTACCGAGGATAAAGATAAAAGCCGCTTTAACAAAATGCGTGCAGTTTTAGGGCTCAAAACTGTCTTTCAGGAACTGCATGTCCAATGCCAAGTCAAGACGCTATCCGATTTTATGAAGGAAAATACAATTGAGAAAATTGATTTGCTGAAGGTGGATGTAAATGGCAGCGAAATGGATGTTTTTGAAGGCATTGAGGATAGAGATTGGCAAAAGATCAGACAAGTAGTTACAGAAGTGCCTCTTGGAGGTGAAAGGCTTGAAATTCTAAAAGACCTTCTTCATAAAAAAGGATTTACAAGTGTCATCGCAGAAGAACAAGCACCTGTTGTAAATAAAGGACTAGCATACTTTATAGTTTATGCAAAGAAGTAA
- a CDS encoding peptidase U32 family protein, protein MRLSVAYNGDLELIDRLRDIKSVVNIFGAQSKSVTGGGRSSFTLPDVHQTDIEKAVDKAHSYGIEFNYVMNSSCMGNKEYTSSKYKDIVEHLDWLMEMGVDWITLANPYIIEISKKRHHNLKISLSSFVTVESVQRAKYYDEIGVDEITVRENVNRSFQLLKEMKQSVKCEIQLLANQACLYQCPYQFYHCNFVSHASQRDNPSSEGQLDFSILKCNHLRFTDPAELIKTCWIRPEDLLHYEEIGIDKFKLSDRSSPTSWLAKVAEAYHNRRFEGNLAEILNLCIGMNRRQANSPLQASHPKLTDEYKNMRKLLKAFALLEVNIKNEGLEGFINYFKSKDCKSTSCDKCQYCNKVAERVVSFPYPDGIKRALQDIDDLVEQMVTRGIAE, encoded by the coding sequence GTGAGGCTTTCCGTCGCATATAATGGAGATCTGGAACTCATTGATAGGTTAAGGGACATAAAATCTGTTGTAAATATATTTGGTGCTCAAAGCAAAAGTGTAACCGGAGGGGGGAGAAGTTCCTTTACTCTTCCGGATGTTCATCAGACAGATATTGAAAAAGCAGTGGATAAAGCTCACTCATACGGGATTGAATTTAACTATGTAATGAATAGTTCGTGTATGGGCAATAAGGAATACACAAGTTCCAAATATAAGGACATTGTGGAGCACTTGGATTGGCTGATGGAAATGGGTGTAGATTGGATTACCCTTGCAAATCCATATATTATTGAAATTAGTAAGAAAAGACATCACAATTTAAAAATTAGCCTCTCTTCTTTCGTAACAGTAGAAAGTGTTCAGAGAGCGAAATATTATGATGAAATCGGTGTAGATGAAATTACGGTAAGGGAAAATGTAAACAGGAGTTTCCAACTGTTAAAAGAAATGAAACAGAGTGTAAAGTGTGAGATTCAATTGCTTGCAAATCAAGCTTGTTTATACCAGTGCCCCTATCAGTTTTACCATTGTAACTTTGTAAGCCATGCCTCTCAAAGAGACAACCCGTCATCGGAGGGTCAACTGGATTTCAGCATTTTAAAGTGTAACCACTTGAGGTTTACGGATCCTGCGGAGCTTATAAAGACTTGTTGGATAAGGCCGGAAGATCTCTTGCATTATGAAGAGATTGGAATTGATAAGTTTAAATTATCGGATAGAAGCAGTCCAACCTCCTGGTTGGCCAAAGTAGCTGAAGCCTATCATAATAGAAGGTTTGAAGGAAATCTGGCAGAAATTCTTAATCTGTGTATAGGAATGAATAGAAGGCAAGCCAATAGTCCATTGCAGGCAAGTCATCCAAAATTGACTGATGAATATAAAAATATGCGTAAACTTTTAAAAGCCTTTGCTCTTTTAGAAGTCAATATTAAAAATGAGGGATTGGAAGGGTTTATAAATTATTTTAAGTCTAAGGATTGTAAATCCACATCCTGTGATAAATGCCAATATTGTAATAAAGTTGCAGAAAGGGTTGTTAGCTTTCCTTATCCGGACGGTATTAAAAGGGCACTGCAGGATATCGATGATTTGGTTGAGCAAATGGTAACCCGTGGAATAGCTGAGTAA
- a CDS encoding acyl carrier protein, producing MNEKREEIKEKLREIFSAVLGREITEDSFKEGPGLTGRLHIDSLMGLQIIVKIEQKFGVIIEDDDFAIQMLDAIDKAIDFIESSISPDITVP from the coding sequence ATGAATGAAAAACGAGAGGAAATTAAAGAAAAGCTCCGTGAAATTTTTAGTGCAGTTTTAGGAAGGGAAATCACAGAGGATAGTTTCAAAGAGGGGCCGGGACTCACGGGAAGGTTGCATATCGATTCATTAATGGGCTTACAGATTATTGTAAAGATAGAACAAAAATTTGGCGTCATTATAGAAGATGATGATTTTGCAATACAAATGTTGGACGCTATTGATAAAGCAATAGATTTTATTGAAAGTTCTATTTCTCCCGATATAACGGTTCCATAA
- the uvrA gene encoding excinuclease ABC subunit UvrA — protein MHEFITIKGARENNLKNISLSIPKNKLVVLTGLSGSGKSTLAFDTLQKECQRQYMESMGMATDFISKPKVDSISGLSPSISIDQHLTNRNPRSTVGTVTDIYAFIRLLFAKLGKRQCPKCTKMIEPEFDQSDNDDMETWDGDFEGSGLVVNEDEGKSAGKPGDYGITATCPHCQEKIPELTASNFSFNKPEGACPSCSGLGVINSANISALIDEDRSIEDNAVLGWDIHYIKMYTATFEAAAKHYGFTFDTKIPVKELGKIQRDLLFYGVLSPQFCRHFPNIQPPDSVGKGKFEGVVTNVLRRYGERASDAGYREKMEKMLVQQVCHVCNGERLREESRRVIVNGRSITEVNKMSLSELSQWIGSLSEDILTEGLKIVKPIVDDISERIKRLIDVGVGYLTLERSAPTLSAGEAQRLRLAMLLGSGLTGVLYVLDEPTTGLHARDTGRLVNVLRQLRDMGNTVLVIEHDIEMMRAADYIIDIGPGAGKNGGQVMAAGKPDEVALCKESVTGLHLAGIEAVSIPHDRRKGTGRFISISGANCHNLKNVDAKIPLDTLVAITGVSGSGKSSMLLDILDPAVRQYLGKGDEVPGEHDRIVGMEHIDDIITIDQSPIGRTARSNAATYTDIFTPIRNVFAGLQAAKNSKLQAKHFSFNVAGGRCERCQGAGVLTVSMQFLPDVQVRCPVCHGRRFKREVLGVKYKGYDINDILNMTIAEASPLFDDVKAVSEKLSLMDDVGLGYLQLGQPANTLSGGEAQRIKLAKELGKKGKGHTLYLLDEPTTGLHPHDVLKLISLLVRLVNAGNSVVVIEHNVDVIAMANWIIDFGPEGGDAGGRIIAEGTPEQVALMEQSITGQQIRPILGI, from the coding sequence ATGCATGAATTTATTACAATTAAAGGGGCAAGAGAAAATAACTTAAAAAACATTTCCCTGAGTATACCCAAAAACAAGCTGGTTGTTCTCACAGGATTATCTGGTTCGGGAAAATCGACCCTTGCCTTTGATACCCTGCAAAAAGAGTGCCAGAGGCAGTACATGGAATCTATGGGAATGGCAACGGATTTTATCAGCAAGCCCAAAGTGGATTCAATATCCGGACTATCTCCTTCAATCAGTATTGATCAGCACCTGACCAACAGAAATCCTCGCTCAACAGTAGGTACAGTAACAGATATTTATGCATTTATCAGGTTGTTGTTTGCGAAGTTAGGTAAAAGACAATGCCCTAAATGCACAAAAATGATTGAGCCAGAATTTGACCAAAGCGACAATGATGATATGGAAACCTGGGACGGAGACTTTGAGGGAAGTGGGCTTGTCGTAAATGAAGATGAAGGAAAAAGTGCTGGTAAGCCGGGTGATTATGGAATCACTGCTACATGTCCCCACTGTCAAGAAAAAATACCGGAGTTGACAGCATCAAATTTTTCATTTAATAAACCGGAAGGTGCTTGTCCAAGCTGTAGTGGACTGGGAGTTATAAACAGTGCAAATATATCCGCACTGATTGATGAAGACCGCAGTATTGAAGATAATGCAGTCTTAGGTTGGGACATCCATTACATAAAGATGTATACGGCAACTTTTGAGGCTGCAGCTAAACATTATGGTTTCACTTTTGACACCAAGATACCCGTCAAAGAGTTGGGAAAGATCCAAAGAGATCTTTTATTTTATGGTGTACTGAGTCCACAATTTTGTAGGCATTTTCCTAATATCCAGCCACCCGACTCCGTCGGAAAAGGAAAATTTGAAGGTGTAGTAACCAATGTCCTGCGGAGGTATGGAGAACGTGCCAGTGACGCGGGCTACCGTGAAAAGATGGAGAAGATGCTCGTCCAGCAGGTATGCCATGTTTGTAATGGGGAAAGGCTGCGTGAAGAAAGCCGTAGAGTCATAGTAAATGGCAGATCCATCACGGAAGTGAATAAGATGTCGCTAAGTGAGTTAAGCCAATGGATAGGAAGTCTATCGGAGGATATACTTACGGAAGGCTTAAAGATTGTGAAGCCTATTGTAGATGATATTTCCGAAAGGATAAAGCGTTTGATCGATGTAGGTGTAGGCTACCTTACACTGGAGCGTTCTGCACCTACCCTGTCTGCCGGAGAAGCACAGAGGCTAAGGCTGGCCATGCTATTAGGATCAGGGCTTACAGGAGTACTATATGTGCTGGATGAGCCCACTACCGGATTACATGCACGTGATACCGGTAGGCTGGTCAATGTATTGAGACAATTAAGGGATATGGGCAATACAGTGCTTGTGATAGAACATGATATAGAGATGATGAGAGCGGCAGATTATATCATTGACATAGGGCCTGGGGCTGGCAAAAATGGTGGACAAGTTATGGCAGCAGGAAAGCCTGATGAAGTTGCCCTATGCAAGGAATCTGTCACTGGGCTGCATCTTGCAGGAATTGAGGCAGTTTCTATACCTCATGATCGTAGAAAAGGAACAGGAAGGTTTATTTCCATCAGTGGAGCAAACTGCCACAATCTAAAAAATGTTGATGCAAAAATACCCCTAGATACGCTTGTTGCAATAACGGGTGTATCAGGGTCGGGTAAATCTTCGATGCTATTGGATATTTTAGACCCTGCAGTTAGGCAATATCTGGGCAAAGGGGATGAAGTTCCTGGAGAGCATGATAGGATTGTCGGCATGGAACATATTGATGATATCATCACCATAGACCAATCACCTATAGGAAGAACTGCCCGTTCAAATGCTGCAACGTATACAGATATTTTTACCCCCATACGTAATGTTTTTGCCGGATTGCAGGCAGCCAAGAATAGTAAGCTGCAAGCAAAGCACTTTTCTTTCAACGTGGCTGGAGGACGCTGTGAAAGATGCCAAGGTGCAGGTGTATTGACCGTATCTATGCAATTCCTGCCAGATGTGCAAGTCCGGTGTCCTGTATGCCATGGTAGGCGGTTCAAACGTGAAGTCCTTGGAGTAAAATATAAAGGGTATGATATCAATGATATTTTAAATATGACCATTGCTGAAGCTAGTCCTCTTTTTGATGATGTAAAAGCGGTAAGCGAAAAATTATCGTTGATGGATGACGTTGGCCTTGGTTATTTACAGCTTGGTCAACCGGCCAATACATTATCTGGAGGTGAAGCTCAACGAATTAAGCTTGCCAAGGAGTTGGGCAAAAAAGGAAAGGGTCATACATTGTATTTGCTAGATGAGCCAACCACTGGATTACATCCCCATGATGTTTTAAAGCTGATCTCTCTATTAGTGCGATTAGTGAACGCAGGGAATTCGGTTGTTGTCATTGAGCATAATGTGGATGTTATAGCCATGGCCAACTGGATTATCGATTTTGGTCCAGAAGGAGGGGATGCAGGAGGTAGAATCATTGCAGAAGGGACTCCGGAACAAGTAGCTCTTATGGAACAATCAATAACAGGTCAACAAATACGGCCGATTTTAGGGATATAA
- a CDS encoding phosphopantetheine-binding protein, whose amino-acid sequence MTNFSSEQVKEKVVSVLKNYIDPSNKEKEFSMEASLDELGLDSFKAIYLLLDMEEEFQIQIPDSMLSPEIFASPKALQTAIESILAG is encoded by the coding sequence ATGACTAATTTTTCTTCAGAACAGGTTAAGGAGAAGGTTGTTTCAGTTCTTAAAAATTATATTGATCCATCAAACAAGGAAAAAGAATTTTCTATGGAGGCATCTTTGGATGAATTGGGATTGGACTCATTTAAAGCCATTTATTTGCTACTTGATATGGAAGAGGAATTCCAAATACAAATTCCTGATTCTATGTTGTCTCCAGAAATTTTTGCTTCACCAAAAGCATTACAAACTGCAATTGAATCAATATTAGCAGGTTAG